A genomic window from Chaetodon auriga isolate fChaAug3 chromosome 13, fChaAug3.hap1, whole genome shotgun sequence includes:
- the slc5a3b gene encoding sodium/myo-inositol cotransporter codes for MGPGMEAADIAVVALYFILVLVIGFLAMWKANRSTVSGYFLAGRSMTWIVIGASLFVSNIGSEHFIGLAGSGAASGFAVGAWEFNALLLLQLLGWVFVPVYIHSGVYTMPEYLSKRYGGNRLKVYFAFLSVLLYIFTKLSVDLYAGALFIQESLGWNLYLSIVLLISMTALLTVTGGLVAVMYTDALQAVLMIGGALTLTTISLVKVGGLEGVRTKYMQAVPNVSAIIASGNFTYSPSCRIEPKPDSLRILRGPLDEDIPWPGFILGQTPASIWYWCADQVIVQRVLAAKNIAHAKCSTLMAGFLKILPMFLIVIPGMISRILFADEIACIGPEHCMAVCGSQAGCSNIAYPRLVMAVMPVGLRGLMMAVMIAALMSDLDSIFNSSSTIFTLDIYQTFRREASQRELLIVGRIFVVLMVGISIAWVPVIIEMQGGQTYLYIQEVAGYLTPPIAALFLLGVFWKRCNERGAFWGGMTGFTLGTVRLILAFIYRQPRCDQPDDRPAFIVDVHYMYFAAGLFWISGFVAVVVSLCTSPPDEEQVRTTTVWGLRSIEMTPMKDQEEMHRLTEKSHSNGGGSLHKEMPPDVRKERCLDGVEVRLLVPSTDHDPATPSTETTPATSPAEQFGNGRMEMIRTEEGYHGNGETGRCLRLMEWFCGCKEGAQSAQQKVAQEDERVIAEMLYEPPRVKLLLNLGLVFVCTVGIFMFVYFSL; via the coding sequence ATGGGTCCTGGAATGGAAGCAGCGGACATAGCTGTGGTAGCACTGTATTTTATCCTGGTGCTAGTCATTGGGTTTCTTGCCATGTGGAAAGCCAATCGCAGCACTGTGAGTGGCTACTTCCTGGCTGGGCGCTCCATGACATGGATTGTGATAGGTGCATCACTCTTCGTCAGCAACATTGGCAGTGAACATTTCATAGGCCTGGCTGGGTCAGGAGCAGCAAGTGGCTTTGCTGTTGGAGCATGGGAATTTAAtgcacttcttcttctgcagctgcttgGCTGGGTGTTTGTCCCGGTGTATATCCACTCAGGAGTCTACACCATGCCTGAGTACCTGTCGAAACGCTATGGTGGCAACAGGCTAAAGGTGTACTTTGCTTTCTTGTCTGTgttactttacatttttaccAAGCTGTCGGTGGACTTATATGCTGGAGCTCTCTTTATTCAGGAGTCCCTGGGGTGGAACCTTTATCTGTCCATTGTCCTGCTCATCAGTATGACTGCACTGCTTACTGTCACTGGTGGATTGGTGGCAGTAATGTACACGGATGCACTTCAGGCAGTGTTGATGATTGGTGgagccctaaccttaaccaccATCAGCCTAGTCAAAGTTGGTGGGCTAGAGGGTGTCCGAACTAAGTACATGCAGGCAGTTCCCAATGTTTCTGCTATTATTGCCTCTGGAAACTTCACTTATTCTCCTTCCTGCCGCATTGAGCCTAAACCAGACTCACTACGCATCCTTCGAGGTCCCCTGGATGAAGACATCCCATGGCCAGGCTTCATTCTTGGCCAGACCCCTGCATCAATTTGGTACTGGTGTGCAGACCAGGTCATTGTTCAAAGAGTACTAGCAGCCAAAAACATTGCTCACGCTAAGTGCTCTACACTTATGGCTGGATTTCTCAAGATCCTGCCCATGTTTCTAATTGTCATTCCAGGAATGATCTCCCGCATCTTGTTTGCAGATGAGATTGCCTGCATTGGGCCAGAGCACTGTATGGCTGTGTGTGGTTCTCAGGCCGGCTGCTCAAACATTGCCTACCCACGGCTGGTCATGGCAGTGATGCCTGTGGGACTCAGGGGTCTGATGATGGCAGTTATGATCGCTGCCCTGATGAGCGATCTAGACTCGATCTTCAACAGTTCAAGCACCATCTTCACACTGGACATCTATCAGACTTTTCGAAGAGAGGCATCTCAGCGCGAGCTGCTGATTGTGGGTCGCATATTTGTTGTGTTGATGGTGGGAATCAGCATTGCCTGGGTCCCTGTTATAATTGAAATGCAAGGTGGACAGACGTACCTCTACATCCAGGAAGTTGCTGGCTACCTCACTCCACCAATTGCTGCCCTCTTCCTGCTAGGTGTGTTCTGGAAACGGTGTAATGAGAGAGGTGCATTCTGGGGAGGCATGACAGGTTTCACACTCGGCACCGTACGACTGATCTTAGCTTTCATTTACCGCCAGCCTCGCTGTGACCAGCCAGATGATCGGCCTGCCTTCATCGTTGATGTCCACTACATGTATTTTGCCGCTGGGCTGTTCTGGATTTCGGGATTTGTGGCGGTAGTGGTCAGCCTTTGCACCTCTCCACCAGATGAGGAGCAGGTTCGCACCACCACAGTCTGGGGGCTCCGCAGCATTGAAATGACTCCCATGAAGGACCAAGAGGAAATGCACAGGCTGACTGAAAAGAGCCATAGTAATGGCGGTGGAAGCCTCCATAAAGAAATGCCCCCAGATGTTAGAAAGGAGAGGTGTTTGGATGGGGTGGAAGTCAGACTCCTGGTCCCATCCACTGACCATGACCCAGCCACCCCTAGTACAGAGACAACCCCTGCCACCAGCCCTGCAGAACAGTTCGGCAATGGAAGGATGGAGATGATCAGAACCGAGGAAGGCTACCATGGTAACGGGGAGACTGGCAGATGTCTGCGTTTAATGGAATGGTTCTGTGGATGTAAGGAGGGAGCACAGAGTGCACAGCAGAAAGTAGCACAGGAGGATGAAAGAGTCATTGCAGAGATGCTGTACGAGCCACCTAGAGTGAAACTTCTTCTCAACTTGGGTCTGGTATTCGTCTGCACTGTGGGCAtcttcatgtttgtttatttctcacTGTAG